DNA sequence from the Penicillium psychrofluorescens genome assembly, chromosome: 3 genome:
TTCATCTATTTCTAGAGTCTATCTAAATACATCTATTTGGGAAATTCTAATAGACAGACGGCACAACTCCCAGCCTGCCCCCATCCGTAACCATGATACTCCCATTCAGATATCCCCCCGACGCACTCGCCATCCAAACAATCAATCCCGCAATATCCTGCTCTCCACCGCCCCTCGTCGCAGGGATAGACTCCTTGGCAAACGATCCCTCCGAAATGCCCAGTCCCTGAACGCCCCCGTTCGCATACAGCGGATCCGCCATCTCGGAGTGATACATTCCCGGCGTGATCCCATTCACCCGAATCTGGTACGGCGCTAGCGTCGTCGATAGCATCTTGACGAGATGCGTCGTGGCCGCCTTGGACAAATTATACGCATAGCTAAATGGGACCAGACGAATGAACCCCGCGATCGAGCTGGTGATGACCACCTGCGCACTCGGGGGTGTCAGGACGTCCCTCTCTGGCGCGGGGCGGCGCTTGTTGGCTGCTTCGAGCAACGGCAGGAAAGCGAGGACGGTGTAGTAGGCGCCCACGACGTTGACGTTCAGCACAGAGGAGAAGTCCTCCATTGGGATGGAGAACAGTGTGTCGCGCACTTCGGAGAGTGTGGGATTCGATCCGTCTGCCTTGGGACCGGGGGGACGCATCTGCGTGCCCATTGTCCCGCTATTCGCGACGAGGAGGTCGACATGGCTCGTCTGCGCTGCGATGGTCTGATAAGCGGCCTCCAGGGACTCTTTGGAGGTGACATCGCAGGGCACGGGAATGACGACGCCGCTACTCTCGGATTGGGAGACTGTTTCATGGAGGGCGTCCTCTCGTCGACCCAGCACGAAGATCTTGGATGCGCCGTTCGTTGAGAGCGTGCGGGCCATGGTGCGGCCCAGTCCTGGGTCGGAGTCAATTCTATCCAAGGGTCGGAATGGCAGGACGTCACTTACCACTGCCAccgccggtgat
Encoded proteins:
- a CDS encoding uncharacterized protein (ID:PFLUO_004968-T1.cds;~source:funannotate), with the translated sequence MAHLQASQLFSVQDRVVVITGGGSGLGRTMARTLSTNGASKIFVLGRREDALHETVSQSESSGVVIPVPCDVTSKESLEAAYQTIAAQTSHVDLLVANSGTMGTQMRPPGPKADGSNPTLSEVRDTLFSIPMEDFSSVLNVNVVGAYYTVLAFLPLLEAANKRRPAPERDVLTPPSAQVVITSSIAGFIRLVPFSYAYNLSKAATTHLVKMLSTTLAPYQIRVNGITPGMYHSEMADPLYANGGVQGLGISEGSFAKESIPATRGGGEQDIAGLIVWMASASGGYLNGSIMVTDGGRLGVVPSVY